In Scatophagus argus isolate fScaArg1 chromosome 5, fScaArg1.pri, whole genome shotgun sequence, a genomic segment contains:
- the wdr62 gene encoding WD repeat-containing protein 62 isoform X1, with translation MAEGADCGAVNTAKRRQAAGRKSRPSQLKKSSSSRVSLEKVLGISTASGSGLTSDPNTGLIAYPAGCVIVLLHPKKNKQRHIINSSRKPFSALAFSHDGKHLVTGESGHMPCVRVWEVDGGQVAEVQSHKYGVSCVAFSTNGCYIVSVGYQHDMTVSVWDWRKGSVIASNKVSSRVFAVSFAQDSSYFVTAGNRHVKFWYLDASKERRVNSTVPLIGRSGLLGDHKNSVFSGVACGRGLMACSTYCITGSGLLCLFNSSRQLEAWVNLKTSSASCLVVSEDFVFCGCADGVIRVFSPSNLQYVTTLQRPHRLGVDLRQSAQPGSLLPGSPGAQYPDTLALTFDPAAKHLTCVYNDHSVYVWDVKDVRNAGKLYSALYHSSSVWSVEVYPELSDASQACLPPSSFFTCSSDNTIRLWHTDPPTGHRNFYSNDLLRILYVGEDTQHLQAEGERAESAGADGKAGIRVLGVSPDGRHLAAGDRCGNLRIFGLEFLDELVKIEAHDSEVLCLAFSPTSTGVKLLASASRDRLIHIFNLEQNYSLEQTLNDHSASITAVKFTGESPEVRMVSCGADKSIYFQTAEQTAEGLLFSRSHHVVEKTTLYDMDLDSSRTHVAIACQDRNIRVYNVETGKLKKCLRGSSSDEGALLKVQMDPSGSFFATSCSDKNISIFDYESGECVAALFGHSEIVTCMRFSQDCRHLITVSGDSCVFVWRLDSHMTSTMRKRRGLRLPAAPEACRRRHQNIRRETFITVPSCQLPQTEEEEEADVRTPARPDCTADPPPLQTNGKLPMWFRRLQGQGEASSVIQSDAEPRQVRSRWSEQLDPLIICSNFSPSQVEDEDEEEVEDEEEEEDFHPQSLESLLGEVEEVEEEEEVLQNPGEDRSSYILYPSNADADREFDVEGVADPRQALTQLEVKGQGAGPVWSTQLSPDSACSEGSAGSLEPQQEADTDSLSQGSSVGSLCLEDDDDRNSLKNHFDTLASGLSDEKFDTDPRTLQPPEEKHFLNPRLSISTRFLSRFQDRIRAWPSRAPPPVSIPTGISEESGASNTSVNSELSGDVTSAESSQRGNGGGSSGARCSRSVPRRRASCLISQQPLRRPTRRRHTVVIVQCKERLRDITSRTQGAHTSSVVSSVQHGTPQLGYLGTTASSRAKLSQDQPTSTCTQEEEKENMSSSPADLQPPAPLLPAGLDLCSTRANPHQDQTSSVALLSRHHEPASPQVSTTPTEMMSLCEVGRWSVSSVEETPTNQTVIQSSAPSSTPTGTPTICDIISCSASMQEEGPGGPETRIQTDPVSDPSGGVESSSSDPSGGVESSSSDPSGDVESSSSDLPAASSSPLSEKLRLPQTGSGEESVSVLQCQQVADELRHTARRATHLYQQLSASADGSERRRLMSSVLQEAFNAVHAELQVVLQGGDGWSSSTPSGPLGDDRTMSLLEKYSEQLVQMTRNKLNQI, from the exons ATGGCAGAGGGAGCGGACTGCGGTGCAGTCAACACCGCGAAAAGGAGACAAGCAGCGGGGCGGAAGAGCCGACCGAGCCAGCTCAAGAAGTCCTCCAGCAGCCGG gtgagTCTGGAGAAAGTTCTGGGTATCAGCACAGCAAGTGGCAGCggtttgacctctgaccccaacACTGGACTCATAGCCTATCCTGCAGG gtgtgtcATCGTGCTGCTTCACccaaagaagaacaaacagagacacatcaTCAACTCGTCCAG gaAACCCTTCAGTGCTCTGGCCTTCTCCCATGATGGAAAACATCTGGTCACTGGTGAG agcgGGCACATgccctgtgtgcgtgtgtgggagGTGGACGGAGGTCAGGTGGCCGAGGTTCAGTCTCATAAATACGGCGTTTCCTGTGTGGCGTTCTCCACCAACGGCTGCTACATCGTCTCAGTGGGATACCAGCACGACATGACTGTCAGCGTGTGGGACTGGAGG AAAGGTTCTGTCATCGCCTCCAACAAAGTGTCCAGCAGGGTGTTCGCCGTGTCTTTCGCTCAGGACAGCAGCTACTTCGTCACGGCAGGAAACAGACACGTCAAGTTCTGGTACCTGGACGCCTCAAAAGAACGACGG GTAAACAGCACGGTGCCCCTGATTGGGCGGTCAGGGTTGCTAGGTGACCATAAGAACAGTGTGTTCAGCGGGGTGGCGTGTGGGCGTGGCCTCATGGCGTGCAGCACCTACTGCATCACCGGCTCCGGCCTGCTGTGTCTGTTCAACAGCAGCCGACAGCTGGAGGCCTGGGTCAACCTCAAG ACGTCGTCTGCGAGCTGCCTGGTCGTCAGCGAGGACTTCGTCTTCTGCGGTTGTGCTGACGGCGTCATCAGAGTATTCAGCCCGTCCAACCTGCAGTACGTCACCACCCTGCAGCGACCCCACCGGCTGGGAGTGGACCTCCGCCAGAGCGCACAGCCCGG CAGCCTGTTACCTGGCAGTCCAGGCGCTCAGTACCCCGACACGTTAGCGCTGACCTTCGACCCCGCCGCCAAACACCTGACCTGTGTGTACAACGACCACAGCGTGTACGTGTGGGACGTCAAGGACGTGAGGAACGCGGGGAAGCTGTACTCTGCTCTGTaccacagcagctcagtgtggagCGTCGAA gtGTATCCGGAGTTGTCAGATGCGTCTCAGGCCTGTCTTCCTCCGTCCTCCTTCTTCACCTGTTCATCTGACAACACCATCAGGCTGTGGCACACCGACCCCCCCACTGGACACAGAAACTTCTACAGCAAC gACCTGCTGAGGATTCTGTATGTGGGGGAGGACACGCAGCACCTGCAGGCGGAGGGCGAGAGGGCGGAGTCAGCAGGGGCTGATGGGAAGGCTGGCATCCGAGTGCTGGGAGTGAGTCCCGATGGACGGCACCTGGCGGCGGGAGACCGCTGTGGAAACCTGCG GATCTTTGGTCTGGAGTTTCTGGATGAGCTGGTGAAGATTGAGGCTCACGACTCGGAGGTGTTGTGTCTGGCGTTCTCCCCCACATCCACAG GCGTGAAGCTGTTGGCGTCGGCCAGCAGGGATCGACTGATCCACATCTTCAACCTGGAGCAGAACTACAGTCTGGAACAGACTCTGAACGACCACTCTGCCTCCATCACGGCTGTCAAGTTCACAG GTGAGAGTCCGGAGGTGCGAATGGTGAGCTGCGGGGCTGACAAAAGCATCTACTTCCAGACTGCCGAGCAG ACGGCGGAGGGTTTGCTGTTCTCCAGGAGTCACCACGTGGTGGAGAAGACCACGCTGTACGATATGGACCTGGACTCGTCGAGGACGCACGTCGCCATCGCCTGTCAGGACCGAAACATCAG GGTCTACAACGTGGAGACCGGGAAGCTGAAGAAGTGTTTGCGGGGCTCGTCCAGTGATGAAGGAGCTCTGCTGAAG GTTCAGATGGATCCGTCGGGGTCGTTCTTTGCCACCAGCTGCTCTGataaaaacatcagcatcttCGACTACGAGTCGGGAGAGTGTGTCGCCGCCCTGTTCGGACACTCGG AGATCGTGACCTGCATGAGGTTCAGTCAGGACTGCAGACACCTCATCACCGTGTCAGGAGACAG ttgtgtgtttgtgtggaggcTGGACTCTCACATGACGAGCACCATGAGGAAGAGGCGGGGCCTCAGACTGCCCGCCGCACCTGAAGCCTGCCGCCGCAGACATCAGAACATCAG GAGGGAGACCTTCATCACCGTACCTTcctgtcagctgcctcagacggaggaggaggaggaggctgacgTCAGGACTCCAGCCAGACCGGACTGCACTGCAG atCCTCCACCGCTTCAGACCAACGGAAAGCTGCCCATGTGGTTCAGACGGCTG cagggTCAAGGCGAAGCTTCTTCCGTCATCCAATCAGATGCTGAGCCTCGTCAGGTACGGAGTCGCTGGTCAGAGCAGCTTGACCCTCTGATCATCTGCTCCAACTTCTCTCCGAGTCAGgtggaggacgaggacgaggaggaggtggaggacgaggaggaagaggaagacttCCACCCTCAGAGCCTGGAGAGTCTGCTgggtgaggtggaggaggtggaggaggaggaggag GTGCTGCAGAATCCAGGTGAGGACAGGAGCAGCTACATTCTGTACCCCAGCAACGCTGATGCTGACAG GGAGTTTGACGTCGAGGGTGTGGCCGACCCTCGGCAGGCTCTGACCCagctggaggtcaaaggtcagggggCGGGGCCAGTGTGGAGCACTCAGCTGAGTCCAGACTCCGCCTGCTCTGAAGGCTCAGCAGGAAGTCTGGAGCCGCAGCAGGAGGCGG ACACAGACTCTCTCAGCCAGGGCAGCTCTGTGGGCAGTTTGTGTCTGGAGGACGACGACGATCGAAACTCTCTGAAGAACCACTTTGACACTCTGGCTTCCGGTCTGAGCGACG AGAAGTTTGACACAGACCCGAGGACCCTTCAGCCCCCGGAGGAAAAACACTTCCTGAACCCTCGACTCAGCATCTCCACCCGCTTCCTGTCCCGATTCCAGGACAGAATCAG GGCCTGGCCAAGCCGAGCTCCGCCTCCGGTCTCGATCCCCACCGGGATCTCAGAGGAGAGCGGCGCCAGCAACACATCG gtgAACTCTGAGTTGAGCGGTGACGTCACCTCGGCCGAGTCCAGTCAGAGAGGAAACGGCGGCGGCAGCAGTGGAG cgAGATGCAGCCGCTCGGTCCCTCGGCGCAGAGCTTCCTGCTTGATTTCCCAGCAACCCCTTCGCCGTCCAACACGCCGACGACACACTGTGGTTATCGTCCAGTGTAAAGAAAGGCTgcgag ACATCACCTCGAGGACTCAGGGAGCCCACACCAGCAGTGTGGTGTCTTCAGTCCAGCACGGGACGCCTCAGCTCGGATATCTGGGAACCACAGCCAGCTCCAGGGCCAAACTGAGCCAGGACCaacccacctccacctgcactcaggaggaggagaaagagaacatGTCCTCCTCTCCCGCAGACCTCCAGCCTCCTGCGCCCCTGCTGCCTGCAGGTCTGGACCTCTGCAGCACCAGGGCTAACCCCCATCAGGACCAGACCAGCAG CGTCGCTCTGTTGTCTCGGCATCATGAACCTGCAAGCCCGCAGGTGTCGACCACGCCCACTGAGATGATGTCACTGTGTGAAGTCGGGAGGTGGAGCGTCAGCAGCGTTGAGGAAACGCCGACAAATCAAACCGTCATCCAAAGCTCCGCCCCCTCCTCGACCCCCACAGGTACGCCCACCATCTGTGACATCATTTCCTGCTCCGCCTCCATGCAGGAGGAAGGTCCAGGAGGGCCTGAGACCAGAATCCAGACCGATCCAG TATCCGACCCCTCTGGGGGCGTGGAGTCGTCCTCCTCCGACCCCTCTGGGGGCGTGGAGTCGTCCTCCTCCGACCCGTCTGGGGACGTGGAGTCGTCCTCCTCCGACCTGCCTGCcgcctcctcctcacctctgtcAGAAAAACTGCGCCTCCCTCAGACAG GTTCCGGTGAAGAGTCGGTCAGTGTGCTGCAGTGTCAGCAGGTCGCCGACGAGCTGAGACACACGGCGAGACGAGCCACGCACCTCTACCAACAG CTCAGCGCGTCGGCCGACGGTTCAGAGCGACGGCGTCTCATGTCGTCCGTCCTGCAGGAGGCGTTTAACGCCGTTCACgctgagctgcaggtggtgCTGCAGGGTGGAGACGGGTGGAGCAGCAGCACCCCCTCTGGTCCACTGGGGGACGACAGGACGATGTCTCTGCTCGAGAAATACTCTGAACAGCTGGTTCAGATGACCCGGAACAAACTGAACCAGATCTGA
- the wdr62 gene encoding WD repeat-containing protein 62 isoform X2 yields the protein MAEGADCGAVNTAKRRQAAGRKSRPSQLKKSSSSRVSLEKVLGISTASGSGLTSDPNTGLIAYPAGCVIVLLHPKKNKQRHIINSSRKPFSALAFSHDGKHLVTGESGHMPCVRVWEVDGGQVAEVQSHKYGVSCVAFSTNGCYIVSVGYQHDMTVSVWDWRKGSVIASNKVSSRVFAVSFAQDSSYFVTAGNRHVKFWYLDASKERRVNSTVPLIGRSGLLGDHKNSVFSGVACGRGLMACSTYCITGSGLLCLFNSSRQLEAWVNLKTSSASCLVVSEDFVFCGCADGVIRVFSPSNLQYVTTLQRPHRLGVDLRQSAQPGLLPGSPGAQYPDTLALTFDPAAKHLTCVYNDHSVYVWDVKDVRNAGKLYSALYHSSSVWSVEVYPELSDASQACLPPSSFFTCSSDNTIRLWHTDPPTGHRNFYSNDLLRILYVGEDTQHLQAEGERAESAGADGKAGIRVLGVSPDGRHLAAGDRCGNLRIFGLEFLDELVKIEAHDSEVLCLAFSPTSTGVKLLASASRDRLIHIFNLEQNYSLEQTLNDHSASITAVKFTGESPEVRMVSCGADKSIYFQTAEQTAEGLLFSRSHHVVEKTTLYDMDLDSSRTHVAIACQDRNIRVYNVETGKLKKCLRGSSSDEGALLKVQMDPSGSFFATSCSDKNISIFDYESGECVAALFGHSEIVTCMRFSQDCRHLITVSGDSCVFVWRLDSHMTSTMRKRRGLRLPAAPEACRRRHQNIRRETFITVPSCQLPQTEEEEEADVRTPARPDCTADPPPLQTNGKLPMWFRRLQGQGEASSVIQSDAEPRQVRSRWSEQLDPLIICSNFSPSQVEDEDEEEVEDEEEEEDFHPQSLESLLGEVEEVEEEEEVLQNPGEDRSSYILYPSNADADREFDVEGVADPRQALTQLEVKGQGAGPVWSTQLSPDSACSEGSAGSLEPQQEADTDSLSQGSSVGSLCLEDDDDRNSLKNHFDTLASGLSDEKFDTDPRTLQPPEEKHFLNPRLSISTRFLSRFQDRIRAWPSRAPPPVSIPTGISEESGASNTSVNSELSGDVTSAESSQRGNGGGSSGARCSRSVPRRRASCLISQQPLRRPTRRRHTVVIVQCKERLRDITSRTQGAHTSSVVSSVQHGTPQLGYLGTTASSRAKLSQDQPTSTCTQEEEKENMSSSPADLQPPAPLLPAGLDLCSTRANPHQDQTSSVALLSRHHEPASPQVSTTPTEMMSLCEVGRWSVSSVEETPTNQTVIQSSAPSSTPTGTPTICDIISCSASMQEEGPGGPETRIQTDPVSDPSGGVESSSSDPSGGVESSSSDPSGDVESSSSDLPAASSSPLSEKLRLPQTGSGEESVSVLQCQQVADELRHTARRATHLYQQLSASADGSERRRLMSSVLQEAFNAVHAELQVVLQGGDGWSSSTPSGPLGDDRTMSLLEKYSEQLVQMTRNKLNQI from the exons ATGGCAGAGGGAGCGGACTGCGGTGCAGTCAACACCGCGAAAAGGAGACAAGCAGCGGGGCGGAAGAGCCGACCGAGCCAGCTCAAGAAGTCCTCCAGCAGCCGG gtgagTCTGGAGAAAGTTCTGGGTATCAGCACAGCAAGTGGCAGCggtttgacctctgaccccaacACTGGACTCATAGCCTATCCTGCAGG gtgtgtcATCGTGCTGCTTCACccaaagaagaacaaacagagacacatcaTCAACTCGTCCAG gaAACCCTTCAGTGCTCTGGCCTTCTCCCATGATGGAAAACATCTGGTCACTGGTGAG agcgGGCACATgccctgtgtgcgtgtgtgggagGTGGACGGAGGTCAGGTGGCCGAGGTTCAGTCTCATAAATACGGCGTTTCCTGTGTGGCGTTCTCCACCAACGGCTGCTACATCGTCTCAGTGGGATACCAGCACGACATGACTGTCAGCGTGTGGGACTGGAGG AAAGGTTCTGTCATCGCCTCCAACAAAGTGTCCAGCAGGGTGTTCGCCGTGTCTTTCGCTCAGGACAGCAGCTACTTCGTCACGGCAGGAAACAGACACGTCAAGTTCTGGTACCTGGACGCCTCAAAAGAACGACGG GTAAACAGCACGGTGCCCCTGATTGGGCGGTCAGGGTTGCTAGGTGACCATAAGAACAGTGTGTTCAGCGGGGTGGCGTGTGGGCGTGGCCTCATGGCGTGCAGCACCTACTGCATCACCGGCTCCGGCCTGCTGTGTCTGTTCAACAGCAGCCGACAGCTGGAGGCCTGGGTCAACCTCAAG ACGTCGTCTGCGAGCTGCCTGGTCGTCAGCGAGGACTTCGTCTTCTGCGGTTGTGCTGACGGCGTCATCAGAGTATTCAGCCCGTCCAACCTGCAGTACGTCACCACCCTGCAGCGACCCCACCGGCTGGGAGTGGACCTCCGCCAGAGCGCACAGCCCGG CCTGTTACCTGGCAGTCCAGGCGCTCAGTACCCCGACACGTTAGCGCTGACCTTCGACCCCGCCGCCAAACACCTGACCTGTGTGTACAACGACCACAGCGTGTACGTGTGGGACGTCAAGGACGTGAGGAACGCGGGGAAGCTGTACTCTGCTCTGTaccacagcagctcagtgtggagCGTCGAA gtGTATCCGGAGTTGTCAGATGCGTCTCAGGCCTGTCTTCCTCCGTCCTCCTTCTTCACCTGTTCATCTGACAACACCATCAGGCTGTGGCACACCGACCCCCCCACTGGACACAGAAACTTCTACAGCAAC gACCTGCTGAGGATTCTGTATGTGGGGGAGGACACGCAGCACCTGCAGGCGGAGGGCGAGAGGGCGGAGTCAGCAGGGGCTGATGGGAAGGCTGGCATCCGAGTGCTGGGAGTGAGTCCCGATGGACGGCACCTGGCGGCGGGAGACCGCTGTGGAAACCTGCG GATCTTTGGTCTGGAGTTTCTGGATGAGCTGGTGAAGATTGAGGCTCACGACTCGGAGGTGTTGTGTCTGGCGTTCTCCCCCACATCCACAG GCGTGAAGCTGTTGGCGTCGGCCAGCAGGGATCGACTGATCCACATCTTCAACCTGGAGCAGAACTACAGTCTGGAACAGACTCTGAACGACCACTCTGCCTCCATCACGGCTGTCAAGTTCACAG GTGAGAGTCCGGAGGTGCGAATGGTGAGCTGCGGGGCTGACAAAAGCATCTACTTCCAGACTGCCGAGCAG ACGGCGGAGGGTTTGCTGTTCTCCAGGAGTCACCACGTGGTGGAGAAGACCACGCTGTACGATATGGACCTGGACTCGTCGAGGACGCACGTCGCCATCGCCTGTCAGGACCGAAACATCAG GGTCTACAACGTGGAGACCGGGAAGCTGAAGAAGTGTTTGCGGGGCTCGTCCAGTGATGAAGGAGCTCTGCTGAAG GTTCAGATGGATCCGTCGGGGTCGTTCTTTGCCACCAGCTGCTCTGataaaaacatcagcatcttCGACTACGAGTCGGGAGAGTGTGTCGCCGCCCTGTTCGGACACTCGG AGATCGTGACCTGCATGAGGTTCAGTCAGGACTGCAGACACCTCATCACCGTGTCAGGAGACAG ttgtgtgtttgtgtggaggcTGGACTCTCACATGACGAGCACCATGAGGAAGAGGCGGGGCCTCAGACTGCCCGCCGCACCTGAAGCCTGCCGCCGCAGACATCAGAACATCAG GAGGGAGACCTTCATCACCGTACCTTcctgtcagctgcctcagacggaggaggaggaggaggctgacgTCAGGACTCCAGCCAGACCGGACTGCACTGCAG atCCTCCACCGCTTCAGACCAACGGAAAGCTGCCCATGTGGTTCAGACGGCTG cagggTCAAGGCGAAGCTTCTTCCGTCATCCAATCAGATGCTGAGCCTCGTCAGGTACGGAGTCGCTGGTCAGAGCAGCTTGACCCTCTGATCATCTGCTCCAACTTCTCTCCGAGTCAGgtggaggacgaggacgaggaggaggtggaggacgaggaggaagaggaagacttCCACCCTCAGAGCCTGGAGAGTCTGCTgggtgaggtggaggaggtggaggaggaggaggag GTGCTGCAGAATCCAGGTGAGGACAGGAGCAGCTACATTCTGTACCCCAGCAACGCTGATGCTGACAG GGAGTTTGACGTCGAGGGTGTGGCCGACCCTCGGCAGGCTCTGACCCagctggaggtcaaaggtcagggggCGGGGCCAGTGTGGAGCACTCAGCTGAGTCCAGACTCCGCCTGCTCTGAAGGCTCAGCAGGAAGTCTGGAGCCGCAGCAGGAGGCGG ACACAGACTCTCTCAGCCAGGGCAGCTCTGTGGGCAGTTTGTGTCTGGAGGACGACGACGATCGAAACTCTCTGAAGAACCACTTTGACACTCTGGCTTCCGGTCTGAGCGACG AGAAGTTTGACACAGACCCGAGGACCCTTCAGCCCCCGGAGGAAAAACACTTCCTGAACCCTCGACTCAGCATCTCCACCCGCTTCCTGTCCCGATTCCAGGACAGAATCAG GGCCTGGCCAAGCCGAGCTCCGCCTCCGGTCTCGATCCCCACCGGGATCTCAGAGGAGAGCGGCGCCAGCAACACATCG gtgAACTCTGAGTTGAGCGGTGACGTCACCTCGGCCGAGTCCAGTCAGAGAGGAAACGGCGGCGGCAGCAGTGGAG cgAGATGCAGCCGCTCGGTCCCTCGGCGCAGAGCTTCCTGCTTGATTTCCCAGCAACCCCTTCGCCGTCCAACACGCCGACGACACACTGTGGTTATCGTCCAGTGTAAAGAAAGGCTgcgag ACATCACCTCGAGGACTCAGGGAGCCCACACCAGCAGTGTGGTGTCTTCAGTCCAGCACGGGACGCCTCAGCTCGGATATCTGGGAACCACAGCCAGCTCCAGGGCCAAACTGAGCCAGGACCaacccacctccacctgcactcaggaggaggagaaagagaacatGTCCTCCTCTCCCGCAGACCTCCAGCCTCCTGCGCCCCTGCTGCCTGCAGGTCTGGACCTCTGCAGCACCAGGGCTAACCCCCATCAGGACCAGACCAGCAG CGTCGCTCTGTTGTCTCGGCATCATGAACCTGCAAGCCCGCAGGTGTCGACCACGCCCACTGAGATGATGTCACTGTGTGAAGTCGGGAGGTGGAGCGTCAGCAGCGTTGAGGAAACGCCGACAAATCAAACCGTCATCCAAAGCTCCGCCCCCTCCTCGACCCCCACAGGTACGCCCACCATCTGTGACATCATTTCCTGCTCCGCCTCCATGCAGGAGGAAGGTCCAGGAGGGCCTGAGACCAGAATCCAGACCGATCCAG TATCCGACCCCTCTGGGGGCGTGGAGTCGTCCTCCTCCGACCCCTCTGGGGGCGTGGAGTCGTCCTCCTCCGACCCGTCTGGGGACGTGGAGTCGTCCTCCTCCGACCTGCCTGCcgcctcctcctcacctctgtcAGAAAAACTGCGCCTCCCTCAGACAG GTTCCGGTGAAGAGTCGGTCAGTGTGCTGCAGTGTCAGCAGGTCGCCGACGAGCTGAGACACACGGCGAGACGAGCCACGCACCTCTACCAACAG CTCAGCGCGTCGGCCGACGGTTCAGAGCGACGGCGTCTCATGTCGTCCGTCCTGCAGGAGGCGTTTAACGCCGTTCACgctgagctgcaggtggtgCTGCAGGGTGGAGACGGGTGGAGCAGCAGCACCCCCTCTGGTCCACTGGGGGACGACAGGACGATGTCTCTGCTCGAGAAATACTCTGAACAGCTGGTTCAGATGACCCGGAACAAACTGAACCAGATCTGA